Proteins found in one Candidatus Eremiobacteraceae bacterium genomic segment:
- a CDS encoding amidohydrolase family protein, with product MASRTLVRAKLLLTAAGAKGIAGGSVLVEDGRIVAAGARGAVERLVKGAKIVDASKHTVMPGMINLHAHLDSECGADFLTAALLISEANAVMTCVDSARRTLHAGVTTVRDLGTKYAAAIAVRDAVRKGWVTGPRILSAGVVVCMTGGHGWFIADETDGPDEMRKTVRRNLKRGADCIKVIATGGVLSPGVEVGSSQLDPDELEVAVREAHKADRRVAAHAIGNQGIKNALRAGVDTIEHGCYLDDEAIKLFKKTGAAYVPTLCAPHFLHEHLDEVPDYARRKTEQVYEAHRASFKRALRAGVTIAAGTDAGTPFNRHELYATELALMVALGMSTEQALHAATAGAAAAAGLAAETGVLEEGMSADLIAVDGDPRKDIKATSRVRGVMVRGAFTSVA from the coding sequence ATGGCCTCACGCACGCTCGTGCGCGCAAAGCTTCTGTTGACCGCCGCCGGCGCCAAGGGCATCGCCGGCGGATCGGTGCTCGTCGAAGACGGGCGCATCGTCGCGGCCGGAGCGCGCGGCGCCGTCGAGCGCCTTGTCAAGGGCGCGAAGATCGTCGACGCATCCAAGCACACCGTGATGCCCGGCATGATCAATCTGCACGCCCATCTCGACTCCGAATGCGGGGCCGATTTCCTCACCGCCGCGCTGTTGATCAGCGAGGCCAATGCCGTGATGACCTGCGTCGACAGCGCGCGGCGCACGTTGCATGCCGGCGTCACGACGGTGCGCGACCTCGGCACCAAGTACGCCGCTGCGATCGCCGTCCGCGACGCCGTGCGCAAAGGTTGGGTGACCGGACCGCGGATCCTCAGCGCGGGCGTCGTGGTCTGCATGACCGGCGGCCACGGCTGGTTCATCGCCGACGAGACCGACGGCCCGGATGAGATGCGCAAGACCGTGCGGCGCAACCTCAAGCGCGGCGCCGACTGCATCAAAGTCATCGCGACCGGCGGCGTGCTCTCGCCGGGCGTCGAGGTGGGCAGTTCGCAGCTCGATCCGGACGAGCTCGAGGTCGCGGTGCGCGAGGCGCATAAAGCCGACCGGCGCGTCGCCGCGCATGCGATCGGCAATCAGGGCATCAAGAACGCGCTGCGCGCCGGCGTCGACACGATCGAGCACGGCTGCTATCTCGACGACGAGGCGATCAAGCTCTTCAAGAAGACCGGTGCGGCCTACGTGCCGACCCTGTGCGCGCCGCATTTCTTGCACGAACATCTCGATGAAGTGCCGGACTACGCGCGCCGCAAGACGGAGCAGGTGTACGAGGCGCACCGCGCGAGCTTCAAGCGCGCATTGCGCGCCGGGGTGACGATCGCGGCCGGAACCGACGCGGGCACGCCGTTCAACCGGCACGAGCTGTACGCCACCGAACTGGCGTTGATGGTCGCGCTCGGGATGAGCACCGAGCAGGCGCTGCACGCGGCGACCGCGGGCGCTGCCGCCGCCGCCGGCCTGGCCGCGGAGACCGGCGTGCTCGAGGAGGGGATGTCCGCCGACCTGATCGCAGTGGACGGCGACCCGCGCAAGGATATCAAGGCCACGTCCCGGGTGCGCGGCGTGATGGTGCGCGGCGCGTTCACCTCGGTCGCATAG
- a CDS encoding ABC transporter substrate-binding protein encodes MERSNLFDRRVWAAVLALLLCACTKISTSTAPAGTHAWTHRGVLRIGSYEELDNLNPVLSTELFVGDVCQLLYSGLIDYDDNGEPIPDVALAVPSRANGGISADGKTITYHLRHGVAFSDGVPLTAADVKFTWQQIMNPDNAASSRYPYDQIASLDTPDPYTVIVHLKGPLSPFVGFFMRNGTLGSILPKHLLDKYPNLNHAAFNIAPIGSGPFVVAHYQPSVELFLNANPHYWRGPPKLRGIEYHIIPNQNTLLTQVGTHEIDFYFDAPEVQYALLKAVPGVRVTARPNQTFEHITFNCARPPLDDVRVRRAIAYSIDWDKLRNDVYLGLGARGMADIAPSSWAYDASVAPYPLDPARARALFAAAGWKPGADGTLVKDGQPLELTITTVAGVSSREKAEALIQQDLRHAGIVLDVKNDHANMLFATYGANGTFARGRFDIGLYAWSYTVPEPDDTQTLGPDQVPPDGQNYTFCKDALIGQYQKAARTTYDRALRRAYLFKLQQREYEIVPRHTILWRANIDAISTDMKNFKPAPAVSDFWNAWEWDI; translated from the coding sequence ATGGAGCGGTCGAATTTATTCGACCGTCGCGTTTGGGCGGCGGTTTTAGCGCTGCTGCTATGCGCGTGCACCAAGATCTCGACCAGCACCGCTCCGGCAGGCACGCACGCCTGGACGCATCGCGGCGTCTTGCGCATCGGTTCGTACGAAGAGCTCGACAACCTCAATCCCGTGCTTTCGACCGAGCTATTCGTCGGCGACGTCTGCCAGCTGCTGTATTCGGGGCTCATCGACTACGACGATAACGGCGAACCGATCCCCGACGTCGCGCTCGCAGTGCCGTCGCGCGCCAACGGCGGCATCTCGGCGGACGGCAAGACGATAACGTACCATCTGCGCCACGGCGTGGCGTTCTCCGACGGCGTGCCGCTGACCGCTGCAGACGTCAAATTCACCTGGCAGCAGATCATGAACCCGGACAACGCCGCTTCGTCGAGGTATCCATACGACCAGATCGCATCGCTCGACACGCCGGATCCGTATACGGTCATCGTGCATCTCAAAGGCCCGCTGTCGCCATTCGTCGGCTTCTTCATGCGCAACGGCACGCTCGGTTCGATCCTGCCTAAGCACCTGCTCGACAAGTATCCGAACCTCAACCACGCCGCGTTCAACATCGCGCCGATCGGCAGCGGGCCGTTCGTCGTGGCGCACTACCAGCCCAGCGTCGAGCTGTTCCTCAATGCCAATCCGCACTATTGGCGCGGGCCGCCTAAACTGCGCGGCATCGAATACCACATCATCCCCAATCAGAACACGCTGCTCACGCAGGTCGGCACGCACGAGATCGATTTCTACTTCGACGCACCGGAGGTGCAGTACGCGCTGCTCAAGGCGGTCCCGGGCGTGCGCGTGACCGCGCGGCCGAACCAGACCTTCGAGCACATCACCTTCAACTGCGCGCGGCCGCCGCTTGACGACGTGCGCGTGCGCCGGGCGATCGCCTACTCGATCGACTGGGACAAGCTGCGGAACGACGTCTATCTCGGCCTCGGCGCGAGAGGCATGGCGGACATCGCGCCGTCTTCGTGGGCGTACGATGCGAGCGTTGCGCCCTATCCGCTCGATCCTGCCCGCGCGCGGGCTCTTTTCGCCGCGGCCGGCTGGAAGCCGGGCGCGGACGGCACGCTCGTCAAGGACGGTCAGCCGCTCGAATTGACGATCACGACGGTAGCGGGCGTGTCGTCGCGCGAAAAAGCCGAGGCGCTGATCCAGCAAGATCTGCGCCACGCCGGCATCGTGCTCGACGTCAAGAACGATCACGCGAACATGCTCTTCGCGACCTATGGGGCCAACGGGACCTTCGCGCGCGGGCGCTTCGACATCGGGCTGTATGCCTGGAGCTACACCGTGCCCGAACCGGACGACACCCAGACGCTTGGACCGGATCAAGTGCCGCCGGACGGCCAGAACTACACGTTTTGCAAAGACGCGCTGATCGGGCAATATCAGAAAGCGGCGCGCACGACGTACGACCGCGCGCTGCGCCGTGCCTATCTTTTCAAACTGCAGCAGCGCGAATACGAGATCGTGCCGCGGCACACCATCCTATGGCGCGCAAACATCGACGCCATCAGCACCGACATGAAGAACTTCAAGCCGGCGCCGGCGGTCAGCGATTTCTGGAACGCATGGGAGTGGGATATCTAG